Genomic segment of Ischnura elegans chromosome 12, ioIscEleg1.1, whole genome shotgun sequence:
GTAGTGGAAGACATATCTTTCGTCCCTTGATTTTTTGTTGTATCACATATATTCATCTCATTAGTATTTCCAGTTGCTTTGTTACTGAAAGTCTCTTGGATTATCTTTGTTTTCATTCCACACTCAACAATGGAGTCTTTCCTCAGAGGCATCATATAGCCACTGGCATCAGTAACTTTGGAGAGGCGTTGTAGTGGACATCCACCGCTCTTTCCCACTGGTAATGTCATCACTGCCACAGAAAATAGGTTTTCTAATTCTGAGGTGTCCTTGAGTGTTAAATCCTTTTGCTTCTGGAATATGGATCCAATTATCGCTGGAAGGACTAACTTAACGGAAGATGGTGGTGTCCCTTGTTTTTCACATCCTGTTGGTGAGACCTGTTCCTTACATATGGTTTCTCCTTCATTTTCTTCAGGAACATCAGTCAAACGATCCCAGTCATCTTCACTTTCTGTGTCATGACTTGAGATTGCTTCACTATTTTGTCCTTCTTCCGTTCTCTGTGGGACTTTTTTGTTTGCATTTGTGGCGTCCTTCACCTGGCCCTTCTCTCTTGCTTCCCAATAGTTGGACAGTGCTGCAGAAACAGCAGACAGCAGTATCTCTGTAAACTTTACTCCAGTTGCCCCTCTTATCTTTTTTATCTCCTCAACAGTGACAGACGTTGAATCCCAAAGGATGGTTTTCCTGCCGGACAGTCTGCGCCCATATAAAAATGATGATTCTTTTTCTGGCTTAGAGGTCTCGCTAATGTTAGGAGGAGAGGTATGTGATTGAGTGTGGAAATCAGTAGTTTTTGTCCCTGAGCTTATGTCTACATTGTCTGTTTGTTTGACAGTAGTAGCATTCTCATCCCACAGTTGTTTTGCATTGATGTAGGATTGTAGTTTTGGTTTATCCACTTCAATGGGATTGATTTTCAGAGTAAGTGGTCTTGAAAGAGATGTAGGATGTGGAACATGCATTGTAGGAGATGAATTGTTTGTCTCACGATCAATTAATGCCGACATGAGTAACTGAAGAAGACTTGCTCCATCGCCCACTGAGTGATGTATTCTGAATAAAATTGGAAAGACTGTTTGACTTGTCCGTTCACCTTTGGTACACTTTTGATTGTGTTTATCCTTGGCACTGTCTGTACTGAAATCATCTTCGCTGTCATTCCATGGCATCTCTTTGCCTACCAAAGCCTCCCAACCAACTGTGTGGTTCATTGGCAGAGGCCTGTTGCAAAGGTTTTCAACGATTTTACTCAAGTTCTTTCTGTTCCACGTTGTGTTGCAAAGGTGTTCATAGCCTGGTAGTTTGACTGATAGCTCTTTTGCCCGGCTGCCACAATGTGAGTTGCCGGAAAATCCTGGAATCCATTGAACCAAACTTCCCAGATCCATTTCTCTGTCCTCATACCAGGTTGCATAGCCTAGGGTAAAGTTGTGACGCATCCTCAGTTTTGGGATTGATCCGAGGCGGACAGTGAGTAGGTGGCGCAGTTTGTCAATTTGTGGTACACCTTCAAGGACAACTAAAGCATTTATCACTGAATATGATTCGTAGGATTCATTAAATGTCCACACTGCGTCTGCTCCAGAGAAAAGTTTCTTTTCACGGCAATAGTTTGATTTGTTTTGCAGATACTTCTTAACAGCAAAGCGATATATTGCAAATGGAAGTAGAAAGGCCATCAGTATAGAGACGATTGGTAGGAGAAGAATTATGGCTAACAGTGGCAGGAGGTAAAGATATGGGAGAATGAACGTCTTCGTTGAAGCAAAGGTAAACGAAGAGGATGGCGTGAGATGCAGAATCCATTGATACGGCTTAGGGGTACCAAATATTGACTTGGTCCCAAATAcctgaattagaaaaaaaatgcatgcGTTAATAGAGTTTTGATGAGTGATCTTTTGAGTTTTAGTCATTACTGACACATTATTCGTTATGAGTGAAATTAATATGCCCACATGCAGTAAGATCATGGGTGTACACAGCGGGAGGCAAGGCGAGGCAACTGCCTCcctctagaagcgaaaataaatttagttcaaaacaaaatttatgaacaaattttccttttgaagaaaaattatattagtataacatatggaactaaaataaaataattatttttttcaagcaaataattataaaaaattaataaattgctgtcataatttccttaaaattttggtttcattaaccttttctgtacaaaaaagttacaacttacATGACCACAGATAGTTTCCCCCCCTAagccccccagttttgattctgagTACGCCCATGAGTAAGATGTATGTAATTATAAGTGTTAAAATAGTATGATAAAAGCAAGTGATCtattttaaccctcttagtgctatcctttttcctggggtactggcgagaaatgtggagtgtattttaataaaatggagcaactaggaaaaaaacaatacaaagctattttattacgtATCCATAAGcagttttttaaaattgatgattttaaactggttaatattgacaaaatatttttatttttacctaaatAAGTTATATCAATGTAATGAGTTAAAGCTAAATGAAATAATGGATTATGTAAGAGCCAATATATCCATGGGCATACCCtgcgaggggcagaggggggcAGCGGCCCCCCTGCTCCTTGCAGGGTATGGCCATAAAGCAAAAATCAAAAAAGTCttttagcaaaatcagtactgaattgaaatgaaagtattcaacaaattttctttaaacccacgaaaaatgataggtattagtataagatatgtaactaaaataaaactagtttttcaaatgtcacaattCAGCTTGCCCACCCCTAGAGAATGGcttgacccctcccccccccagttatgatcctgggtacacccttgaaTATATCAGCCCGCCGCAATTTTTGCCCAGGCGGCAAAAGCTGATACATCGGCCCAccacactaaaagggttaatatcaCTGCAGGAAAGGGTAAGTGAATGACTACAAGGTTGAAAGAACTACCTATGAAATATATGATTGACTTTTGTGCTAATTTCTGGAAAATCTGTTATTGTTTCTGGGGGTGgtaaaagcctgaatcacacaatcatttttcctgtccctcagagtgatagctccagctatagcttttcagggaccaaaaaagtgATCGCTCAACCTGTCATTTTCCAAATCACACGGTCAATTCCACCTTCCCTTATCCTGTCCCTTTTTTAACCCTTTTCTGCTGGCACCTACAAGTggaaaacgttttctgtgctaCGAGTGgcatgagaatatttaaaaactctctgtatggagctcttttttggggtggaattaccctcccagacggcacagaatcctccgtatctaattcgtatgcagatagtatccattgactaccgctccgtcactttttgtcaatggatactatctgcatacgaattagatacggaagattctgtgccgtctgggctgTGTATTTTCAttcctcagatttgggacccaactcaacagGGTGCCTGTCTCTTACCCTGGCCACTGGTCTAGACCCTTTATTGCTATCTTAGCatgaatccacggtcaacttattgcattaccagtgtttttttcaaccaaatattgcatttgattttcagtAATTCACTCTTCTAAAGGAATTACAAACATTTGTTTAAGCAtcatggaattttaaaaagatttctaTTGTTAATAATGGCAAAGTTGGTGAACATAAGACACTAAGATTATAAGTccagaaatccattatttttaatgctaaaatttggttaaaaaattgcTTGCACACAGAACGAAATGAAGAATTCATCctaaagtatgaaaaaattgtagtttgcaacaaaatatatcgttgaaaaaactattgacagtaTAACCATTTTGCAACTGATACCTGCAGTGGGGACGATCATAAATGAGTAGGAGAGTcaggcttaattgccgaggagtgacCCTAAGGACTCGCTTAGCTGGGTCTCAGCccaggcctgaatgcatcagacaattgctacctctgcgctcacttcccttcccttgcatCGGCCAGAGCCAATGTCCGGttgtttgcgttgaaaaatctgtgacagctatacccgatgtcaggtgttctgcatatgaaaatgcccgtcggctccacccgacgtgTGGCACGAATGGGTGAATTTACACCTGTCATTCCATTTAAACTTTTCCCcattatacacgtatatatatgtgtggacGTTTCCGGACctgggagacgacgggcgtatatttacgtgtgagattttcctatcCAGGAGAATGAAAGCCTTATATATAAGTTTGCAAGCTCTCCCcctttaggacggtcgtgggtttacgtcgtctttgtatCGGGATCCAACCCTGTGgagtttaggatttaccctcggaatccgggagcaggtataacccccctcagcggtaagggacagtgGTCGTACAATTGTtaatccagtcagttttcgaaataagtttttgttcatttctcataaaaaataaactaagaattgaattctttgtcttttgagcagcgtttacaatttttaagcgaaattctacgacaaatattaatttatatctcgagttatgtataaacatcaacatggaaattgttgctgcattaaatgcgtcaatattgaccttagaactttgtttaaaatttgacaatgctctgaaaaaaatgaggaattcagtTCAAAGTCTACAATTTACGTGCAagtaacaattatccatttgctaaatacatataagctatACATAAGTTgactgcaaaccaatgccgcaggtatggtcgtaaacccagaaatgagggagcacaactattctcggagtccgagataatgcgaagtcccagcgtggaggggtcgaaaaaggttccacaagtcccttcttaacgaatgccctcaaaaaatgctccgtaccacgagaaagaagagtcttttggggctcagtacagcagtcatgctaagacgaaaactccgccgtcttaAAAGGGTTAAAGCCAAATGTATCATATGATTACTGCTAGTGGCAGTGCGTTCTGATAGTGGCAGCGATGGTTTCTGTTTCAGAGGAAGGACATGCTGAGTGATGGAAAAGGGATAAGACTTCCCATCCCTGCAGCCATCACGGAAAATGATTGAGAGAAATGGTCAATTATCTTTCATCATTGGAACTACCACTCGGAAGGtacagaaaaaattattgtgtGATGAAGGTTTAATATAAATGCACTACCTCCTTTTAACTTCTGAGGCATGGGTTCATAGGCATTATTGCAGACTATATTCCAGTATGGGGAGGCTaaataagaaattgaaattttctgagCATCCTTGtttttgtattttcacttttagaTTTTCATGTCTGCAATTGAATCTTTTTgcatttatttgtgatttttttcataagattatgccaaaaatggaaatacataattgaAAGGTGACACATCGATTCCACAACTTTATGAACTTTTTGTGTATAAGTCCGCGTGATATTCATAAGGACTTACCTTTTATAATGGAATATATTCTGGGGATATAATGGAATATATTCTGGGGATATAATGGAACATATTATGGTGATCAAAATTTTAGTCTCGTGTTAAGTAGGTACAATGAGAACATACACTTCATCCATCTCACCTATTttggtgaattaattttttaacagcaTTTTATTACCTCTCTGTTGGCCTTGGTTGTCCAAATTCGAGAGTTGAGCAAAAGGGATAGAAGTAATCCTGTTGCTAGTCCAAGGTGAGCAGGTGATGTAAATAATGATGACCCATTGCCATGCCTGGCTGCTGCTGTCATGGCTAATACAGTAGTGCTATTTGATGGGTCTGATACATTCCAGTTCTGACTTTCTGAGTTCACCAGAGCCATTCGCCATACTTCTCCACCAGTTTCATCCAATGGTAGCCAGTTGAGGATTGATGTATCCGTTATAGTCGTCATGTTGATTAAGTActggtaattttaaaaaacagaTAGTATAAAACATACATTTACTCACTAATTATACTAGGGATGAGtcaattccactttttttcgattcaaactccaattttttcaaatcaatgcTCGATTCCGATtacatcgattcttattcatactaacaggtaGGATATAGATTtttctgtagcattgctgtcataaattttaagaattgaatggaatgaaataacaaagacaatagtgtggtttcctattacttttttattgcctaaatcgaaagattattactcctggagtacgaatttcacgctcttagatttttaaatgacaatatctattttacgcgattaaatgaaaagtgaaaattttcccgATCCCTCATCCCTATCTTACATAGGATTCGTTATTCCATTGTTGATCTGATTTGAATTTCCCTCGGAAGGCAATAGCCTGATACAACCTCCAATATCACATCACCATCCACAACAGAAGGCCTGCGTCTACCCACTACACCAAAATCACGTGTGAAACAGAACTTATCAAAAATGAATTGCGGCACCTTATGTGGTCTCTGAAAGGTAATGGCTACAGTGTCTCCTTCATAAAAGGAGcgatgaaagaaagaaagacaGCCGCTTCAAGATGACGACCACAAAGAGAAAAAGCCATAAGCATACGCTAAACTCCCATGCATCTCCGGAGTCACAGATAGAATCGCTAGAATCCTTCCAAAAGGCAATATCAAGACTCACTTCTGCGcggtgaagaaaattaaaaatgttctaCCTTCTACTGCTGCAGCAAaggctacgtgggacagagcaaacGATCTAtatcccaaaggcttaaagagcacgaaaAAGCGATGCAACTTCATGAATGGGATGCATTAGCAGTCACAGAACATTGCGTCTCCAGCCCTGAGCGTAAAATAATGTTTTACCATACATGGGTATTGGCAAAGATGGAAGATTACCATCCACGCCTTGTGTGTGAAGTCGTCAAAATAGTGAAAAGGCCAAATAATTTCTATCTAATGCCCAACGgctcagtggcacagcgagggggggggttttgggggataaaacgtcccccagagctcagaagtttttttgaagtttaatccattttacttaattggattaatattacttacagaatagagtaaatattaataaaatatccctccgaaagccgtaaaactcaccatttttgaaccctttatcttgaaaattttcgaaaggagtgtccctgcacctcccgcttaccctggcggttattccacacccccagacaccccagtattagttgtgcctaaaacacccccccagccttaattcctagctgcgcccctgcaacggCTATCCTCTACCATGGGAAATTCAAATTGGGTCAACAGTGGGATAACGTATCCTATATGAGATCGGGACGAGAACGTTTTCCTTTGAAaatgctcccagtaggaggagtgaaacatcaagcagaaaatgttacctatgcagcatttcccgaaaggaacttatCAAATTGATAAatgaagctgcgaaaatcttcagacaaaaaaaatgtatatttttgtttgATATCTCCTCCTTCACAAATTTGTCATAAGTTTGATTGAAGAATGGTGGTGTATTTTCTCAACTTTCAATACACTCCAAATCATTTATCCCGCTTTCTCAATATGGTACTGCTTAGTGGGAGTTCCTTTTCCCCATATTTTAATGACAGTTCTAACCTAAAATGTTGACTGATGTCGTATGTATATATTGATGTCGCCTGAAAACACTTAATTACAGTTGTCTGATCATTGCCATCAATATGCCTGCAACATTTTTGGCATCCTATTAATTCATGTTTACTTGGGCTTAAAAGCTTCACTGAACAATTCATATCATAATGAAGTGTAGAGTATTTTACAAAAGTGAATTATCAGAATATAAACTGCAGATTTCAAAAGGTATAATGACCAGCCCTttcctgcaaaatattttatgattttattccaCTCAATAGTACGTACCACTCAAAGATAGTCTAGCCATTGTACAGTTTGATTTTTAATTCTCAACCCTTGAAATATTGCTGAattacaaatggtaatattgttgattaaaattcaaaataatataccATTAAGTTTAGGATAAAAGAAATCATTCGTATTTGTGCTTTGAAGTTGACACTTAaaatttgatgagaatatttttgataatgCAGGAAAaactatgtattaaaaaaaacgtgaaaatttaaatttagcaaAACCCATATTAATTCTTCCCCCTGTCTGCCGAATAGGTGATGAAGACATTGGCAAGCagtttcaaaaatcaaaaatggataCTGGCTGAATaaactaataaatttttttataaacttacgTTTAAGAATGTTGACATATTTGTCAGTGcctaaataaatcaaaaaatattcaCACCCTGGGAAAGCTATATGCTAATCGCaggtaattttttattgtatttgggGACGAGTATCACCGGGAACTGCCTCCTCTACCCTACAGCTActatcattgaatttttatgcagttATACCAGCCGTTGGTGTCTCCTCGACTGGTGGTGATGTCATCAAGGCCCACTTGATGCACCTTAAACCAGTTGGCCTTGGTGAGATGCTCCAAGAAGAATTTGGACCATTAGCCGCGCAAGATGTGCATCCGGTTGGTAGCCAATAGCCGGTCAGCCTCTCTGAACATGAAGGACTATTGGGCGCAGACCCATGCTCGTATGTAGGCAGATGAAACTTCGTTATTCTGACGAAATTTCGCGACATTCTCTgtgaataaattttactttctcttcTCTTCGCAATCACACCCATAATTCGGGCTGAATCTCGGAGTGAGTCCTGATTTTGCGCTATCACAATATTGAATTGCGAATATTTCCGGGAACGACGATTTTTTTCAGAATGGAATGATTGCAGTGTTggaatatcaattaaaatttatatctattAAGGATGCATATTTTAACGTTAAGTTTAGGCGATGGTCGCCGTTGATTATTTTAAAGCAAGAACCAATCGCGCGCAATATGTTTGCGGTGTACCGCGGAGAAGCTGCAACCCTAATTTTCGGAAAATGTGTTTTATGCGTCAGCTTCATGGTAAATATGTTAATTAATCAgcacttttgtaaaaaaattaagagttcTTATTCTCCCTCCAGTCAGTTAACGTCTTATTTAACTATTGATCGGCGAAATATGATTGTTTAAACGAACTGTTTAGGTTTCCCGCCATTTTCAAATAgcataaaaactattttatcGCGCAGGTATGTAAAAAACTATGCTGTCTGGTACAACTGCACGCGCGCCGGCCTTTAGCGTATTTATTAACCTATTGATTTTCCATTCACGGGGGATGTAGTTAGTATCACTGAGATTGACGCTGGCGCATATGCATTTTCTAGCagattattttctcatttatcgCATAATTCGTTAATTTTGCGGTATTTGAAGAGTTGTGCTATGATATTCGCCTCTTCGTATTACTGATGACACTGCTAACCAATCGAATTTGCGAAAATATGAATGTAATCGAAATATTGCTTCGAGTAACAGAAGCTTTTTCAAGCGGACCATTTTCCTTTGCAAAcaactaatgaaatttttaagaattccGGAAATCAATGAATGTGGTCAATTATATAGTCAGTTCACTTCATTAtttgaagttatatttttcaaattgccgCGGCCTAATTCAAATGGTAAAATTTAGTGCATTAAGTACAAATGAGTTTTTATCCAACTAAGATTAATTATTGATATCAATGTCTTCCACTGTTATAATAGGACACTTTTTGCTGCATTATGTACGAATTACAATCATTCTTTATGGAGCTAACAAGAATGAAACAGggaaatgtcacttttttgttgTTAATTGCACATGGTTATACCAACTAAACTGACCTTTTGTACTGTGGATGTGTCTCTCAGCTTGAGAATGATGTCTTCTTCTTCCCCTGACGCCTATCCTATTACTGAGGAATACGTCTCGAGAAGAGCGACCCCTGAGATGATTAGGAGTCCCATGCCACATCCCCTTTTGTTTACTATGGGTTGACTTTCTTATGCTCTCCTCTCACATGCACCAAAACGGAGAGCCATAGTGTGAGGCTAGGTATCCCTTTTTTCCCTGCAACTCTGAGTGTATGTATTCTCTCACACACACAGGCCTTCTCCACCCTCTTAATTTGGATATAGGGAGGAAACCTTATGACGTCAACCACTGGTGAGAATAAATTGGCTTCCTTGTGTGGTCACAGCTTAGAGGAAGGGAGGAAAGACAGTTGTTATGTCTTGACTTCCTCAAATACCACCCTAATCACTTTTGCCCGCACAGGTTGCTTTTCGTTTGCCACTTAAAGCATTTATTTCCTCGGTTACTCCTTAACTTGGGATTAGTGTAACAGGCATAATGCGTAggtttctaaatttttatttttttcttaaagctCTTAACACACTAAAATGAAATTATGATTGATATTAAAACAGGTATTTTAGATAGGTAATCTTTTGGCATGgattattagaattttttcttGTGGTGAAGGATATTATAGAAAATAGATTGTTAAAAAATCCCTCTCTGTAGTGATCAGGACCACAGTATTATTTGCTAAGCACTTAAATATCACTGATTTGAAGTATTTAAAAACAGTATTATCGCCTCAATTTCATTCTCATTAAAGTGAATGTGAATCTTATAATCCCAATAACAGTACAGCCATAGAAGACATGGGGTTATGTTTCTAAAATAAATCATCTTTTTAAGAAATCGGAATAAAACTCATGTTTAAAGAAATGGGTGCCTTGCCCAACCATCTTAAAGCCTAAAAATAAATGGCTCACCCTCCCCCCAGTGGTGTAGCTAGGGGGGGTTTGAGGGGTCTGtaccccccctgaaatataaaaacacaatcactttgcttcataaaagaaagcaaattattgaaaaatcatgaagttacaaaatatttatttgaaaattgaagtttttcaattgtgaaaagtgttaaattaatTAAAGCCTTCTACTTATGAccctgttttgaaaaaaattcccccctcccccccaaggtTTTGGACCCTCCTGAACAAAATTACTGGCTATCACACCGCCTCCCCCTCTCAAAGCTTTTACCATTTGTTTACGTATACTGCTATTTTTGTGGGTGCCAAACCTATGCCTTTCTTTcttatatgtattttcattaatgTCTTTCATCACCAATATTCTCGATATTCTTCCAAAACTCCAAATATAGTTTTGTGAGCCTCCCCCCTCCCAATTTCACTGGTGGTTGAGATACTTCAACTGGGAGAAATCAACTTAAGGTTATGTCAAAAAGTGACTTTgagatatttcacatttttacagcagtattttttattcctccagGCCCCATCCAAAAGTTGGGCTGCACTCTAGACAGCAGCCAGAAATGTTTGGAAGGGGGGTATATATTTGAGATAGCATGACTCAACTTAGTATGGCCTTGACTCCACAAGATACACAGGGGTGAGTCACTATAATGATGATCCTGAGTAACTTAATTAGGCAAGCAAATTTTTGCCCCAGTCATGTCCTTAAATTTAAGGAAGAAAGAGCAAATTCTGGGACAGTGAtgtagtaaaaaattaattttaacaatttattaatcATTGGCATATATCAAAATTAGACattcaatataaaattgaaatcttcAAAACcagtaattacttttgaaaagcCAAAGACGTTTCCATTTCATAATATAATATTAGGAAGCCAATTACATTTGTGAGG
This window contains:
- the LOC124168890 gene encoding uncharacterized protein LOC124168890 isoform X2 gives rise to the protein MTTITDTSILNWLPLDETGGEVWRMALVNSESQNWNVSDPSNSTTVLAMTAAARHGNGSSLFTSPAHLGLATGLLLSLLLNSRIWTTKANREVFGTKSIFGTPKPYQWILHLTPSSSFTFASTKTFILPYLYLLPLLAIILLLPIVSILMAFLLPFAIYRFAVKKYLQNKSNYCREKKLFSGADAVWTFNESYESYSVINALVVLEGVPQIDKLRHLLTVRLGSIPKLRMRHNFTLGYATWYEDREMDLGSLVQWIPGFSGNSHCGSRAKELSVKLPGYEHLCNTTWNRKNLSKIVENLCNRPLPMNHTVGWEALVGKEMPWNDSEDDFSTDSAKDKHNQKCTKGERTSQTVFPILFRIHHSVGDGASLLQLLMSALIDRETNNSSPTMHVPHPTSLSRPLTLKINPIEVDKPKLQSYINAKQLWDENATTVKQTDNVDISSGTKTTDFHTQSHTSPPNISETSKPEKESSFLYGRRLSGRKTILWDSTSVTVEEIKKIRGATGVKFTEILLSAVSAALSNYWEAREKGQVKDATNANKKVPQRTEEGQNSEAISSHDTESEDDWDRLTDVPEENEGETICKEQVSPTGCEKQGTPPSSVKLVLPAIIGSIFQKQKDLTLKDTSELENLFSVAVMTLPVGKSGGCPLQRLSKVTDASGYMMPLRKDSIVECGMKTKIIQETFSNKATGNTNEMNICDTTKNQGTKDMSSTTEVIQPKTTSQETAPTPVNIKTKEENVHVSPTTPREPQVLTYYYTKQPEVQFKLTQEPEPATNKSAQVHYHRYTDSAKLILHEKEPYHCPTTIFFTQNTHRSSSTVSEEASHSPVPDETRSKDISDECFDKEHLNALKPKENAIQDNKNEDIDSATSEPITIQDIPKSNAEPKPSINFPSSPTIQHLLTRWLALDIVATVLPSIFAAPMMKVAAKDVAVVMSNLPGPPQKLQSILGGHALKDIVFWAPHRGYTGLGITILSYDGLLHIGVMADDAVIPTQKGAQLIMNSILDELHSLRAAVSSSH
- the LOC124168890 gene encoding uncharacterized protein LOC124168890 isoform X1, encoding MSTFLNYLINMTTITDTSILNWLPLDETGGEVWRMALVNSESQNWNVSDPSNSTTVLAMTAAARHGNGSSLFTSPAHLGLATGLLLSLLLNSRIWTTKANREVFGTKSIFGTPKPYQWILHLTPSSSFTFASTKTFILPYLYLLPLLAIILLLPIVSILMAFLLPFAIYRFAVKKYLQNKSNYCREKKLFSGADAVWTFNESYESYSVINALVVLEGVPQIDKLRHLLTVRLGSIPKLRMRHNFTLGYATWYEDREMDLGSLVQWIPGFSGNSHCGSRAKELSVKLPGYEHLCNTTWNRKNLSKIVENLCNRPLPMNHTVGWEALVGKEMPWNDSEDDFSTDSAKDKHNQKCTKGERTSQTVFPILFRIHHSVGDGASLLQLLMSALIDRETNNSSPTMHVPHPTSLSRPLTLKINPIEVDKPKLQSYINAKQLWDENATTVKQTDNVDISSGTKTTDFHTQSHTSPPNISETSKPEKESSFLYGRRLSGRKTILWDSTSVTVEEIKKIRGATGVKFTEILLSAVSAALSNYWEAREKGQVKDATNANKKVPQRTEEGQNSEAISSHDTESEDDWDRLTDVPEENEGETICKEQVSPTGCEKQGTPPSSVKLVLPAIIGSIFQKQKDLTLKDTSELENLFSVAVMTLPVGKSGGCPLQRLSKVTDASGYMMPLRKDSIVECGMKTKIIQETFSNKATGNTNEMNICDTTKNQGTKDMSSTTEVIQPKTTSQETAPTPVNIKTKEENVHVSPTTPREPQVLTYYYTKQPEVQFKLTQEPEPATNKSAQVHYHRYTDSAKLILHEKEPYHCPTTIFFTQNTHRSSSTVSEEASHSPVPDETRSKDISDECFDKEHLNALKPKENAIQDNKNEDIDSATSEPITIQDIPKSNAEPKPSINFPSSPTIQHLLTRWLALDIVATVLPSIFAAPMMKVAAKDVAVVMSNLPGPPQKLQSILGGHALKDIVFWAPHRGYTGLGITILSYDGLLHIGVMADDAVIPTQKGAQLIMNSILDELHSLRAAVSSSH